In a single window of the Antedon mediterranea chromosome 1, ecAntMedi1.1, whole genome shotgun sequence genome:
- the LOC140059892 gene encoding exosome complex component MTR3-like: protein MPDTKRVPGPDSTQPYQWFYKEKEKPITVGKKFKRHDGRKPDELRPVFLKGGVVSQSKGSAYMEVDKTKVMCAVYGPHEVTRREDFQMNGQLRCEFKFATFACRIRRQHQSDGEEKDYSVIIQQALSPAVCLSKFPKAQVDIFVTVLEEGGSCLAAALTCASVAVANAGIDMYDVAIGCSVKQLGELSLIDPTFDEEQLIMKVKEDSENNIGQTTVCLLPSINQISAFLQEGELDVEASIQGMQSCIEGCQRLYPIVQHCLLTSVKQKLQNGGKEVT, encoded by the exons atgcctGATACAAAACGAGTTCCAGGTCCAGATTCTACACAACCTTATCAATGGTTTTACAAAGAAAAGGAAAAACCAATAACT GTTGGTAAAAAATTCAAAAGACATGATGGAAGAAAACCAGATGAACTTCGACCCGTTT ttttaaaaggTGGAGTTGTCAGCCAATCGAAAGGCTCCGCATATATGGAGGTTGATAAAACGAAGGTGATGTGTGCAGTTTACGGGCCACATGAGGTCACACGCAGGGAAGATTTCCAGATGAATGGACAGCTACGGTGCGAATTTAAGTTTGCCACGTTTGCATGTCGGATTCGTCGTCAACATCAAAGTGACGGAGAAGAAAAAGATTATTCTGTCATCATCCAGCAAGCACTATCACCTGCTGTCTGCCTT AGTAAATTTCCTAAAGCTCAAGTTGACATATTTGTGACAGTACTTGAGGAAGGAGGAAGTT GTTTGGCAGCAGCGTTGACGTGTGCGTCTGTCGCTGTGGCAAATGCTGGTATTGATATGTATGATGTGGCTATAGGATGCTCAGTG AAGCAACTTGGAGAATTAAGTTTAATTGACCCGACTTTTGACGAGGAACAATTAATAATGAAGGTCAAAGAAGATTCTGAAAACAATATCGGTCAAACCACAGTGTGTCTACTGCCCTCTATCAACCAAATTTCGGCCTTTTTGCAAGAAGGAGAACTAGATGTGGAAGCGTCAATACAG GGTATGCAGAGTTGCATTGAAGGATGTCAAAGGTTATATCCTATTGTCCAGCATTGTCTGCTGACCTCCGTCAAACAGAAGTTACAGAATGGTGGAAAGGAAGTCACATGA